A region of the Candidatus Tiamatella incendiivivens genome:
GGGGGAATGCTAATTATGCCTACTAGATTTCACGGGGGATACAGAGGCGGATTAGATGTCATTGATTTCAGCGTGAACATCAATCCTCTTGCTCCACCAGGTTTTATAATGGAGAACGTCTATAAGTGCTTTGAGTCAATAAAATACTACCCAGACTGGGAGTATGATACCCTTAGGAAACGATTAGCAGAACTCTACGGCATTGATCCAGAGTTGATATATCCTTCCAACGGTGCTTCCCAAGGATTATTCACAGTCATTCACTACATAAAACCTAGAACAATAATTTGGATTATACCCTCATACGGCGACTATGCCGACTTTGCGCTTGCCACAGGAATAAACCTCATCGAGATTCCTATGACGGATCAGGGAAGGGAATTCTATCTGGATTGGGTTAATGTTGTAAAGGTGGTTAGGAACTCTTTGAAGCCAAGGGTTGTGGTAATTGTGAACCCTGTAAATCCTACTGGAACATTGTTTAGCGATAGGGACATAGATGATTTCATAGCCATGCTTCCCGGCGATACCTATCTACTATTGGATGAAGCTTATATGGATCTCTCTAAGGGCGAGTTCTCATCATCATATAGTGGTGTAGACAGTGTTTTTACTGTCAAAAGCCTAACTAAGACACTTGGTTTGCCTGGTTTGAGAATAGGCCTTGTTATAGGATGGAAGGAAGGTATTGAAGGACTATGGAAAGTTACCGGTTCCTGGCAAGTGAACTCTATTGCTGAATGCACTCTTACTAGGATAATTGAGTCCTATAGGAGTGAATTAATGGGGTTCCTTAGGAAGTCCAAAGAGTATATTAGAAGGGAGAGACGGTGGCTGGGAAGAGAGCTTTCTGGAATAGGATTCCAAGTATACCCGTCGGAAGCGAACTTTTTCTTAGTTCGGCATGAGTGGATTGACACGTTTGATCTAGTTCAAATGATGCTTAGATGCCGGATCTACCTAAGACGGGGAGATACGTTCAGAGGATTAGGAAGCAAGTATACTAGAATTGCTGTTCGGCAGAGATCTGACAATAAAGAATTGGTGAGAGCGTTTGAGCAAACATCTAAACTTCTTTAAAGAGCTAGTAGCGGAGCTCGGGTTCCTTACAATTCTACCAGTTCAGGCATATGATATAGACGCTGCTGCACGAGGACTCTACTGGTCTCCCATTATAGGCTTAATAATAGGAGCGCTCTCGATTTTTCCAGCATATCTACCAATCGACCCTCTCCTAAAAGGGGTTACTACTTTCGTGTTGCTATACCTGTTCACCGGATTATTACACTTGGATGGCTACGCCGATTTCTGCGACGTACTAGGATCGGGGTTCCGGGGGGAGGACGCGTTAAGGGTTCTCAAGGATCCTAGGAAAGGGGCGAAAGCTATTTCATGTACATTCCTATTGCTGATAACAGTTTATACCAGCCTCTTAGTTATTTTGCGTGAAAATCCTCTCATTATTATCTTCGTTAATGCAGGAGTATACGAATCCCTGTATTTGACTGCTCTCCTAGGAGAACCACCTGAGTATAAGGGTTTGGGAAGGCTTTTCATAAGGTACTCACGTAGAACTGTGCATCTCAATATACTTACCATAATTATCATTTTAGCCGTGCTTGCTATGATTCGATCAGCTCTTGATGCATTCGGGTTTGGTTTAGGTCTTATGGCATCATTAATCTCTTCTGCCTACTCATCCAGAAGATCGTTGAATATTTTGGGAATGGTCAACGGAGACGTCATAGGCTTCTCCCTTGAGCTTGCTCGCGCAATAGGGTTTCTGGTTCTAGCTTTCGCTATAGGGTGGGGATGAATGGATGCAAACTGGGTGACGAGTATTCTGTTGCTTAATAGGCCATCAATACTTTTACCCGGATTCATACTAGGATTATTGTTAGATGCTATATACCCACTTCATAGAGGAATACTACTTAAACTCCACCCTGTCCATACATGTTATATCTACTCTAAAAAACTCTATAGGCCATATGCAGGTTATTTATGGGGAGTTTTAAACGCTGGGAGCTGTATAATAATCCATGTACTTCCCCCCGTGCTGTTATTATACGTGTCCAGTGTTCTCCCGAAACCTTATAGTTTAATAACTAGTATAATAGTGATTGCGGTTATTGTAAAGGTTAGTATGGGTATAACACTATTATTTACATCTGTGAGAAACGTTGGACATAAACTCTCTAATGGAGACGAGATGAGAGCTAGGAGATATGTACAAGGGCTCGTTAGGAGGAATGTATATACTCTAGACATTCCCCATGTACTGTCTGCCACGATAGAGTCATTCTCTGAAAGCCTGGTTGATGGTTATGTTAGCCCATTAACATATTTCTTTATGCTTGGTCCTTTAGGAGGGTTGTTACAGAGGTTGTCTAATACTCTCGATGGATCCCTCGGGTTTAAAGGCCCTCCTATGGTAAAGCAGGGATGGTTCTCGGCTAAACTTGATACTTTGATGAACTATCTGCCTGCTAGAATCACAGGTATTCTTATCCTCCTTGTTTCTAAGTTAATGAAACACTCGAAAATATATGAACTTAATACTCTTAGGCGAATGGCTTCACTTCTCGAGAGCGTGAATGCAGGCTGGCCTATTGGTGCAATGGCAATTGCCTTAGGTGTTAAATTAGAAAAGCCCGGCAACTATTCTATTGGAATAGGAGAACTACCTCATCTTAGGCATTTGTTCCAGGCACTTAAGATAGGGTTCCTTGTGATACTTGGTTATACATGTTTGGCCGTATTTCTTTATATGGTTGTGGCTAAAATTTTTATTGGCGTATGAGAGTATCTCTCTTTAATACTATGCTTATATAGGATTCTCGTTTTTAGTGGCAAGTGTATGAATTCCCTGGATATTATTCGTATTGGAACAATACTTCATTCCAATGAGTATCTAGAATTTACGGTCGTGCTAAGGGCGTTTTATTGGATTAGCAACATGGGTCTCCCTGAATTTTGAGATTAGTGGTCTCTATATCGTTCTTCTTAATATAGGGTATTGCTTCAATATAGGGCCCAGCGATCCCAGCGTCATTGCTGTGAATATAGTATTCCAGTATGGGCAAGCCCCATATTTCAAAGTTACAGGTACAGCTATATGTTCCTGGATACCTGTTTATCTCTAAATAAGTATTCTAAAACCATGGGGGACCTCCGGGAAAACCTGCTGGTCAATTGAATTCTTTTTTTGTGGAGACCATATAGATGATTAATTCTATGTAATGTTTTTCATTGATGTAATAGAATAGTTTGTAGAGTTCCTCCACTACGTCATCTCTGGAATTGCAAATCACATTTCTAGTAAACTTGTTATTACAATACTATGAGGTGACCAAGACATGTTCTCCTTTAGACTTGCAATTAGAGTTGAATAAGTTATATTTAGGGTTGACTGGTAATTATTTACGTTGATATAGGTGGTTTTATGAGGTATGATAGAATAGCTGATATTTACCTTGTAATAGGGTTTATCCTACTGCCCTTAGCATACTTGCTCAAGGAGTCCTCGGCCGGCGGAGTAATCGGCGTGACAAGCCTGTTGTTCCTGGGTATAGGTCTACTCTTCCATCTTGCTGCTTTGACTCGTTTTAAGACGATTAGAAGGGTTGCGGATATCTATCTAGTCAGCAGTTTCGTACTGTTCGTCGTATCCTACTTCCTAAAGGGCTCGGAAATAGGGTTGGTATCGGGTCTGTTTGCTTCGGCTGTGTTCCAGGTTAGTATATTGTTCTATATAGTCGCGTTTGTCTACTGGTTTAACAGTAGGAGAACAGGGGAAGTTACAGTATCTTAAGGGTTATCCTGTTCTTTTAGGGAGTCAAGTGCCTCGATTATGGGGCTATGTTGCATATGCCGTATGACCCGTAGTCGCCCTTATTGACTGTATAGTGGAGTGTATAGTTTAGCGGGATCTTCATGAGGGG
Encoded here:
- a CDS encoding cobalamin biosynthesis protein, whose product is MDANWVTSILLLNRPSILLPGFILGLLLDAIYPLHRGILLKLHPVHTCYIYSKKLYRPYAGYLWGVLNAGSCIIIHVLPPVLLLYVSSVLPKPYSLITSIIVIAVIVKVSMGITLLFTSVRNVGHKLSNGDEMRARRYVQGLVRRNVYTLDIPHVLSATIESFSESLVDGYVSPLTYFFMLGPLGGLLQRLSNTLDGSLGFKGPPMVKQGWFSAKLDTLMNYLPARITGILILLVSKLMKHSKIYELNTLRRMASLLESVNAGWPIGAMAIALGVKLEKPGNYSIGIGELPHLRHLFQALKIGFLVILGYTCLAVFLYMVVAKIFIGV
- a CDS encoding histidinol-phosphate aminotransferase family protein produces the protein MPTRFHGGYRGGLDVIDFSVNINPLAPPGFIMENVYKCFESIKYYPDWEYDTLRKRLAELYGIDPELIYPSNGASQGLFTVIHYIKPRTIIWIIPSYGDYADFALATGINLIEIPMTDQGREFYLDWVNVVKVVRNSLKPRVVVIVNPVNPTGTLFSDRDIDDFIAMLPGDTYLLLDEAYMDLSKGEFSSSYSGVDSVFTVKSLTKTLGLPGLRIGLVIGWKEGIEGLWKVTGSWQVNSIAECTLTRIIESYRSELMGFLRKSKEYIRRERRWLGRELSGIGFQVYPSEANFFLVRHEWIDTFDLVQMMLRCRIYLRRGDTFRGLGSKYTRIAVRQRSDNKELVRAFEQTSKLL
- a CDS encoding adenosylcobinamide-GDP ribazoletransferase, whose translation is MSKHLNFFKELVAELGFLTILPVQAYDIDAAARGLYWSPIIGLIIGALSIFPAYLPIDPLLKGVTTFVLLYLFTGLLHLDGYADFCDVLGSGFRGEDALRVLKDPRKGAKAISCTFLLLITVYTSLLVILRENPLIIIFVNAGVYESLYLTALLGEPPEYKGLGRLFIRYSRRTVHLNILTIIIILAVLAMIRSALDAFGFGLGLMASLISSAYSSRRSLNILGMVNGDVIGFSLELARAIGFLVLAFAIGWG